CGTGGGACCCCTACTGATTTGGCTCTTCTTTTCGACAGCTACCAACTGGGTGTTCGGTCATGTGTTCCCATGGGTGTTGGTCTACTGCTCGTTTCTCCTGATGTATATTGCGATGCCGAATACATACGTGAAGTGGAGTGCGGCACTGATCGGTACACTTGTCGCCGGGACGCTCTTCCAGATCGCGAGGATCGCCTTTGGACGTTACCTTGAGTTGCTGTGGCAGAACTATAGTGACATCTACGGCGCGCTGGCGATGTTGGTTACCTTTGCTATCTGGACCTACGTGGCGTGGGTGGTAATTCTGCTCGGTGCAGAGGTCTCTAATTCCGTCCAGCATTTCCGTCAGCAAGACGCTGCGAACGGTCGGTTTCGCCATGCATCCAATGGGTATTATCTGAACGCTTCGGGTGTTATTAGGTTGTTTCTGATTGTTGCGGAGCGTTTTGCGAAAGGCGACGGCGCGTGTCTGGCGGAAGAGGTTGTTGTGCGTTCGGGTGTTTCGGAAGAGGTCGTGCATCAGAGTTTTGAACGGTTCAAGGCAGCGGGACTCATCTATGAGGTAGAAGGGGATACGGATGGGTATCTCCCGGCGCGTGCTTTAGAGGATATTACGCTGGCAACGCTTGTGGATGCGGTTGAGGGTGAGATGACGACGCATTTTGAGCGCGGAATAACGTCTGCGTCGGGTGCGCGTGTGCTGGGGAGGCTTCAGGCGTCTCAGCGTGAGTGTCTGGAACAAGTTACGGTGGCATCGTTGTTGTAGAGTGTCTACCGTGGTGAAAATTCGCTGGCTTTGACGTAATATAGAAATCCGATACACATCTCGTCTGTCGTTTTTTCGCCCCAACCGACAGGGAGCGGTGGGTTATGCGGGTTGGCTGGATTCTCTACGGAATTATCGAAATGCGCGACGAGATCAACACGGGTGCCAGCGGGGAAGAAAAGCGGCTCGCGATAGTGGTAGACATCCTGCCAATTGAAATCCCAATCTTGGATCCAGATG
This region of Candidatus Poribacteria bacterium genomic DNA includes:
- a CDS encoding YihY family inner membrane protein; its protein translation is MMIHNLSDTYKGYFRDARGSVLRLGVNVWHQFMGHKCLQQASSLAFNTLLCLVPLSAVALFLLHTFGLVEDDNSPLIAALRDNFLPRYSAEEIVSELSGFANRNLGGLSVGGFLLFLLVSTMLFMSVEQHFNDIWGARRRLPVVQAFQKYAVFYTLLSVGPLLIWLFFSTATNWVFGHVFPWVLVYCSFLLMYIAMPNTYVKWSAALIGTLVAGTLFQIARIAFGRYLELLWQNYSDIYGALAMLVTFAIWTYVAWVVILLGAEVSNSVQHFRQQDAANGRFRHASNGYYLNASGVIRLFLIVAERFAKGDGACLAEEVVVRSGVSEEVVHQSFERFKAAGLIYEVEGDTDGYLPARALEDITLATLVDAVEGEMTTHFERGITSASGARVLGRLQASQRECLEQVTVASLL